In the Terriglobia bacterium genome, TCCCTGCCGGAGGAGCAGCCGTGGGCGAAGCCGGAGCGGGGTGCGCGACCGCGACGGCAGGCGGCGTGAACGCCGGGGCGGGAGGCGCCTGCGGAACCGCGAAATAGCGCGGCTCGGCCGCCGCCGGGGAATCGGCGCCGGCGCGTTTGATGCGCACCTTGACGTCGCCACGCTCGAGTTCAAACTCAGCGATGTCCTTCTCGATGAGGAATTCGATGAGTTCCTTGAGTTCCTTTTGATTCATGGGGTGTCGAGTTATCGGGGTCCCGGCTTCACAGCTCGATCAAGTCTTTCGGGGCCGGCGTGAGAACCTCGCAAGCACCGCCGGTGACCAGGAGCATGTCCTCGATGCGAACGCCGCCTCGGCCGGGAAGGTAAACACCGGGCTCGACGGTGACCACCATGCCGGGGCGAAGCAGTTCCGCCTGGCCTCGGCCAAGCCGCGGCGGTTCATGGATCTCCAAGCCCACGCCGTGGCCGGTGGAATGCGTGAAATACCGCGCCACCCCGGCGCGACGCAGCGCGTTACGGGCGGCGCGGTCCACCTGGCCGCAGGCGGCTCCGGCGCGCACCGCATCCACCGCCGCTTGCTGCGCCTCACGCACTGCGTTGTACATGCTGCGGTCGCCGGCGGAAATCTTGCCGACGTGCACAGTGCGGGTCATGTCCGAACAATAACCGTGGAGTATAACACCGAAGTCGAGGATGACGAACCCGCGTCGCGGGATGAGAGCGGCCGAGGCGACGCCGTGCGGCATGGCCGAGCGCGGCCCGGCGGCCACGATGGTTTCGAACGACATGGCTTCTGCTCCAGCGCGCCGCGCGGCATACTCCAATTCCGCCGCCACCTCCGCTTCCGTGACGCCAGTTCGAATCACCGGCAGCGCGGCGTCCAGCAGCCTGGCGCCGAGGTTGACCGCCTCCCGAATCAGCGCGATCTCGCCGGCGTCCTTGATCATCCGCAGCTCTTCCACCACCGGCCCGACGTCGCGCAGCCGAGCTTGGCCGCCGAGGGCGCGGTGGAGCGCAGCGCGGGACGCGACGGTCATGTGCGCGGCTTCAATGCCCATGCTCCGCAGCCTGCTCTTCCGGGCAAACTGCGCCGCCGCCAGCAGCGGCGATCCATGGCAAATGACCACGCGCGCGCCGGCAACTTGCTCGCGCGCCTGCGCGGTGTAGCGCCCGTCGGTGAAAAATGCCGCCCGCCCCAGGCCCAGCGACAGCACTCCCGCGCTGCCGGTAAACCCGCACAGGTAGCGGATGTTGGGGAGATGCGTCACCAGCAGCGCATCGAGGTGGAGCTTCTCGACTTGGGCTTGCATGGCGGATTGCCGGCGCGCGTAATCCATCGCGAGAAGAGTAACAGAGTGGTTGTCGGTTGTCGGTTATCGGTTGTCGGTTATCGGTTGTCGGTTATCGGTTGTCGGTTATCGGTTGAAGGCGGTTGCTCGCTGGCAAGCCGCACCGAGAACCGAAAACCGACAGCCGTCCACCACAAAAGCAAAGCCCCCGAACCTGCCGGGGGCTTTTGGTTAGGTGATTGGTTGCCGACTATGTCTGCACGATCTTGGGAGTGATGAAGAAGATCAACTCCTGCGTCGTCGTGGAAACGCTGCGGCGCTTGAACAGGTTGCCCAGGATCGGAATGTCGCCCAGCAGCGGAACCTGGAACACCGAGACCGAGTTGGTGGTCTGGATGACGCCGCCAATGACCACGGTGCCGCCGTCGGTGACCAGCACCTGGGTGGTGGCCTGCTGCGTCAGCAGGGTCGGGTTGCCGGAGACCTGGCGGCTGAAGTCAGGCGCGGTATTCTCCACGTCCACGTTCAGGAAGATGGTGTTCTCCACCGTAATCTGCGGCGTCACCTGCAAACGCAGTTCGGCGTCGATGTAGGTGGTGGTGGGAGGGCCGCCCAATTGCGCGGCGGTCACCACCGGGAGCTTGACACCCTGCTTGACCGTCGCCCCAATGTTGTTCTGGGTCACCACGCGCGGCCGCGACAGGATCTTCAGCAGGCCGCGGCTTTCGGCCATGGTGAGGATCGCGTCCACGCGGTAGTTCTGGGTCGCATTGGAGAAGCTGATCCCCGAGGTCGCTCCGACTGCTCCCAGGTTTGAGAACAGCGGAATGGCGTTGGCAGTGGTGAAATACGTCGGATTGGCAATGCCGACCAACAGCGGGCTGGTCCCGACCACACCCGCACCGCCGACAGCAGTTGGGGTGTTGCCCCAGCCAAACCCGAGCTGCACGCCGATGTCGCGCGCGAAGTTGCGCGTGGCGGAAACCACCCGCGCTTCGATTTCGACTTCCTGGGTCTTGCGGTCCAGTTGTCCGAGCAGGCGTTGGATTTCAGGAAGCGTGCTCGGAATGTCGGTGATGATCAGGGCATTGGTGCGCGGATCGGCAATCACATCGCCGCGCTGCGACAGGAACTTCTTTACGATCGGCATGACGTTGACAGCTTGAGCATAGCTGAGGAAGTGTGTGACCTGGACCTTGTCCACGGCCAGGGCCAGCGCTTCGGCCTGGGCGCGTCGCGCTTCGGCTTCGTGGGTAAAGGTTTCGCGGGTTGCGATGCGCAGCACGTTGCCTTCGAGCCGGCGGTCGAGTCCGTTGTTCTGCAGAACGATGTCGAGCGCCTGGTCCCACGGTACGTCATCCAGCACCAGCGTCAGGCTGCCCTTGACGTTGGGATCCAGCACGATATTGAGGCCGCTGATCTCGTGCACCAGGCGGAAGAAATCTTTCAGGTCAACATCCTTCAGATTGACCGAGATGGGCTCGCCGGTATAGCGCTGCCCGGCGGGGGCGGGCGTTTGCGCGGCGCGCTGCATCTGCTGCTGCTGTTGCGCCGCCAGGTTGGCGGCGGGTGCACCCAGCGAAGCGCTGGGAACGGGCAACAGGCTGGGATCGGAGCGCGCCGGCGCGCTCTTCGCCATCACCTGCGCGGCGCTCACGGCGACGGCTTTCGGGTCCGGCGCAGGCTCGGCCGGCCGGGTTACGAATTTCGGCTCCACCGCCACGATGTCGGCAGCGACCTGCGGCTTCGGCGGTTCCGGCGTCTTCACGGCAGCCGGTACCACGGCCGCCGCCACCGGCTTCGGCATCTCCACCGCGGGCGGTGCGCTGGGCGCTGCGGCCGCGCGCTCGGCACGCAGCTTGAGAACCAGTTTGTTGCCGGCAGTGACGATCTCGCCATCACGCGCGGCTGCCAGGTCGACGACCACGCGCGTGACCGGCGGGTCCAGTTGGAAGCGTCCCATGCGCACCGACTTGATATCGCCGCCGTTGGACATGATCGGGCGCGGATGGCCTGCGGGAATCGCGTTCGGCAGGTCCACCACGAGGCGGTCGGGGCCGGTGAGTTTCATCAGCTTCGGGGTGATCGGACCGCTGGCGGAAATTTCCACCTGCATGCCGCCTCGTCCGCGCACAACGGCCACGTTGCGCACCAGCACCGGATGCCCGGCAGGGTGCGCCGTCGGCGCGGCCTTGGCCGGCTCCGGCGTCTTCAACGCGGCGGGAACAAGCCGGGGCTGCGATGCCGCGGCGCCGGCGCCGGCCGCCACTTGCACCCGGAGCCCGCCCGCGATCTCCGAGACGTTCACCACCGAACCCGACTGCAGCGTAATCTCGACGCGCGTGACCTCGGCGCCGCCATTGCTGGAGTATCCCAGCACGCGGTAGGAAACGACGCCCGGCAGGTTCACGGGTTTGCTCGTCTGCTTCAGAGCCCCGGGCGCCACACCCGAGAGGTCGACCAGCAGCATGTTGTCCACCGGACGATACTCGGTGTGGGTGAACGCACCGCTCGCGTGGAGGACAATGGTGGACGTCTGCGCCTGGCCCGTCACATGGACGCTGGTCAGTTGCGGACCGGCGGCGGCCGCCATCATGCTCAGAATGAGCACCAGGAAGAGAACACTCAGCAGTTGCTTCAGCCTCATCACGATTCTCCCCACGCGCAGGACATGCCTGATGCGTGTGCGGCGCTCGCGCCGCTTCAAGGTTAGCCCCCGCCCTTCGCCACCGCCGCAACTGGCTGCGGCGTGAACCATGGCGGTTCCTGCTCCCAGGGTTCGGCCGAACTCAGGTACGGCGACTGCGCCATACCGAAACCGTTTCTTCGCCCGCGCTACACCACGGGCGCAACTACCTTCATCACAACGTCATGCGTGCTCTGCTTGCCCAGGCGGTCCATCACGTTCTCGCGGAAGACCACCGTGTCGCCGGTGATTTTGACCACGTAGCCGTTGAACACGGGATCGTTCTCCCGC is a window encoding:
- a CDS encoding Xaa-Pro peptidase family protein — protein: MDYARRQSAMQAQVEKLHLDALLVTHLPNIRYLCGFTGSAGVLSLGLGRAAFFTDGRYTAQAREQVAGARVVICHGSPLLAAAQFARKSRLRSMGIEAAHMTVASRAALHRALGGQARLRDVGPVVEELRMIKDAGEIALIREAVNLGARLLDAALPVIRTGVTEAEVAAELEYAARRAGAEAMSFETIVAAGPRSAMPHGVASAALIPRRGFVILDFGVILHGYCSDMTRTVHVGKISAGDRSMYNAVREAQQAAVDAVRAGAACGQVDRAARNALRRAGVARYFTHSTGHGVGLEIHEPPRLGRGQAELLRPGMVVTVEPGVYLPGRGGVRIEDMLLVTGGACEVLTPAPKDLIEL
- the pilQ gene encoding type IV pilus secretin PilQ, encoding MRLKQLLSVLFLVLILSMMAAAAGPQLTSVHVTGQAQTSTIVLHASGAFTHTEYRPVDNMLLVDLSGVAPGALKQTSKPVNLPGVVSYRVLGYSSNGGAEVTRVEITLQSGSVVNVSEIAGGLRVQVAAGAGAAASQPRLVPAALKTPEPAKAAPTAHPAGHPVLVRNVAVVRGRGGMQVEISASGPITPKLMKLTGPDRLVVDLPNAIPAGHPRPIMSNGGDIKSVRMGRFQLDPPVTRVVVDLAAARDGEIVTAGNKLVLKLRAERAAAAPSAPPAVEMPKPVAAAVVPAAVKTPEPPKPQVAADIVAVEPKFVTRPAEPAPDPKAVAVSAAQVMAKSAPARSDPSLLPVPSASLGAPAANLAAQQQQQMQRAAQTPAPAGQRYTGEPISVNLKDVDLKDFFRLVHEISGLNIVLDPNVKGSLTLVLDDVPWDQALDIVLQNNGLDRRLEGNVLRIATRETFTHEAEARRAQAEALALAVDKVQVTHFLSYAQAVNVMPIVKKFLSQRGDVIADPRTNALIITDIPSTLPEIQRLLGQLDRKTQEVEIEARVVSATRNFARDIGVQLGFGWGNTPTAVGGAGVVGTSPLLVGIANPTYFTTANAIPLFSNLGAVGATSGISFSNATQNYRVDAILTMAESRGLLKILSRPRVVTQNNIGATVKQGVKLPVVTAAQLGGPPTTTYIDAELRLQVTPQITVENTIFLNVDVENTAPDFSRQVSGNPTLLTQQATTQVLVTDGGTVVIGGVIQTTNSVSVFQVPLLGDIPILGNLFKRRSVSTTTQELIFFITPKIVQT